The following are from one region of the Lineus longissimus chromosome 19, tnLinLong1.2, whole genome shotgun sequence genome:
- the LOC135503269 gene encoding proprotein convertase subtilisin/kexin type 5-like, with amino-acid sequence MKDFLFLTLKMFLAGYRILLVLSVGASGTSICQPGQHYDDRTEACESCIELCRSFPEKCKSVCPESNKPAETHKCSPDTFWDPRVASCQPCEEYCPGKHCSKICPEFHNSTKEPTCSNEKFFDSEKKVCINCTEICPTSWDRCAKLCPGYQVEEEAITHRALITASSVIFSILGLVLLMLFILHCCGYININKWYKWCRCQGGKNNDTEAPKEVQTPHGEDFKLTEEVSNYI; translated from the exons ATGAAGGACTTTCTATTTCTCACTCTAAAAATGTTCTTAGCTGGATATCGGATCCTGTTAGTGTTATCTG TTGGTGCATCAGGGACATCAATTTGCCAACCAGGTCAGCATTATGATGATAGGACGGAAGCCTGTGAGAGTTGTATTGAACTTTGTCGCTCATTTCCTGAGAAATGCAAGAGTGTCTGTCCAG AGTCAAACAAACCAGCAGAAACACACAAGTGCAGCCCCGACACCTTCTGGGATCCTAGAGTGGCAAGCTGCCAGCCTTGTGAAGAATATTGCCCTGGTAAACACTGCAGTAAGATATGTCCAG AGTTTCACAATTCAACCAAAGAACCAACTTGTAGCAATGAGAAATTCTTCGATTCGGAAAAAAAGGTCTGCATCAACTGTACTGAAATTTGTCCAACATCATGGGATAGATGCGCCAAGCTATGTCCAG GTTATCAGGTTGAAGAAGAGGCAATAACTCATCGAGCATTGATTACAGCATCAAGTGTGATTTTCTCAATATTAGGACTTGTTCTATTAATGTTATTTATTTTACATTGCTGTGgttatatcaatatcaacaaatgGTACAAATGGTGCCGTTGTCAAGGGGGAAAGAATAATGACACAGAAGCCCCCAAAGAGGTACAAACTCCACATGGGGAAGACTTCAAGTTAACTGAGGAAGTTTCCAACTACATCTGA